Within the Geoalkalibacter sp. genome, the region GGCGCTCATCAGCCTCGGCCTGGCGCGGCGCATCAGTCGCCCCCTGGAGGAGATCCGGCGCGGCGCGGAGCGCTTTGCCCAGGGCGATCTCGGGCGGCGTCTGCCGGTGGAGGGCTCGGCGGAGATCGCCAGCCTCGCCGAAGCCTTGAACCTGATGGCGGCGCAGCTCGATGAGCGCCTGCAGACCATGCTCAGCCAGCGCAACGAGCAGGAGGCGGTGCTGGGCAGCATGGTCGAGGGGGTGCTGGCGGTGGATACGGACGAGCGCCTGATCCGCATCAACTCCGCCGCCGCCTCCTTGCTCGGCGTCGATGGGACGGCGGCCCAGGGGCGGGTGATCCACGAAGTGGTGCGCAAGGCCGATCTGCAGCGGTTTGTGGCGCGCGCCCTGAACAGCTCGCGCCCGGTGGAGGGCGACATGGTGCTGCACGGCGCGCGCGGCGAACTCTTCTTGCAGGCCCACGGTTCGCCCTTGCGCGACAGCCACGGGCGCAACATCGGCGCCCTGGTGGTGCTCAACGACGTGACGCGCCTGCGCCGCCTGGAGCGCATCCGCAGCGATTTCGTGGCCAACGTCTCCCACGAGCTTAAAACGCCCATCACCGCCATTCGCGGCTTTGTCGAGACCCTGCTCGACGGCGCCCTCGACAAGCCGGAGGATGCCCGGCGGTTTCTCGATATCATCCTGCGCCAATCCGAGCGGCTGCACTCCATCATCGAGGATCTGCTCGCCCTCTCGCGCATCGAGCAGGAAAGCGAGCGCGGCGGACTGGAAGTCCAGGAAGGCCCGTTGCAGCCGGTGCTGGCCGCCGCCATCCAGGTCTGCGAACCGGCGGCGACGGCCAAGGCCCTGCGGGTGCGCCTGGTCTGCCCCGAGGGGCTGAGCGCGGCCATGAGCGCGCCCCTGCTCGAGCAGGCCCTGGTCAATCTCATCGACAATGCCGTCAAGTACAGCCCGCCGGGCAAGGACATTCTGGTGGAAGCCGGCGGCGACGACGAGGGCGTGCTGATCCGCGTGCGCGACTGGGGGGTGGGCATTTCCCGCGAGCACCTGCCGCGACTCTTCGAGCGTTTCTACCGCGTCGACAAGGCACGCAGCCGCAAACAGGGCGGCACGGGCCTGGGCCTGGCCATCGTCAAGCACATCGTGCAGGCCCACGGCGGCCAGATCAGCGTCGAAAGCACCCCCGGCGAGGGCAGCACCTTCAGCCTGCGCCTGCCGCGGCGGCGTGCCGAGCGCCCCGGCAACTCCCGCGCCTGATTCTTTTGCAAACTTCTCATCGACTCCTAACATTTCCCTAACATCCATGTTGATAATTCGTTAGCGACAGAGGAGGCGAGGCACCGCGCCGCGGCTTGCCGCACCCTGCCTAACGTCCGGCTAACAAATCACAAGGAGACAAATTTTCATGCGCAACAAAATGAAGGCTTTCACCAAACGCTCGCTGCTCGGCCTGACGGCCCTCATCGCCCTGGGCGGCGTCGCGCAGGGCGCGACCCTCGCGGTCGATCCCAATCTGCCCGTCTATCAGCGCGTCCAGGGCGTGTCGGGCAACCTCAACAGCATCGGCTCCGATACCCTGAACAATCTGCTGACCTTCTGGGCCGAGGGCTTTCGCCGCTCCTATCCCAACGTCAACATCCAGATCGAGGGCAAGGGTTCGAGTACCGCGCCGCCCGCGCTCATCGAAGGCACCGCCCAGATCGGCCCCATGTCGCGGGCGATGAAGAAAGAGGAAATCGAGAAATTCGAGGAGCGGCACGGCTATCGTCCCACGGAAATCGCCGTGGCCCTGGATTCCCTGGCGGTGTACGTGAACAAGGACAACCCCATCGAGAGCCTGTCCCTGCCGCAGGTCGACGCCATCTTCTCCAAGACCCGCCTGGGCGGGCTGGCCGAAGACATCCAGACCTGGGGCCAGGTCGGCCTTACCGGCGATCTGGCGAGCCGTCCCATCAGCATCTACGGGCGCAACAGCGCCTCGGGCACCTACGGCTTCTTCAAGGAAGTGGCCCTGTTCAAGGGGGACTTCAAGCCCATCGTCAAGGAGCAGCCCGGATCGGCCTCGGTGGTGCTCTCGGTGACCGAGGACAAGGCAGGCATCGGCTACTCGGGCATCGGCTACCGCACCTCGGGCGTCAAGCCCATCGCCCTGGCCAAGAAAGACGGCGAGACCGCCTATGAGCCGAGCTACGAAAACGTGCTGAGCGGCAAGTATCCCCTGGGTCGCGCCCTCTATCTGTACATCGCGAAAAAACCCGGCGAACCCCTCTCGCCCCTGGTGAAGGAATTCATCAAGTTCATCCTCTCCAAGGAAGGTCAGGAAATCGTGGTCAAGGACGGCTACCTGCCCCTGCCCCTGGAGGTGGTGAACAAGCAGCTCGCCCTGCTCGACTAAACGCAGGGGCGGGCGGCGCGGCAAGCGCCCCTGGCCTTTCGCGAGAAAAAAGTCCCGGCACCGCACATGGCTTGCGGTGCCGGGACTTGCGGCGTTTATCTCCCCTCCACCGAAGAAAGCACCTGCATGGATCAAACTCTGCTCAAGCGCATCAAACGCCGGGACCGGGTGGCGCGCTGGGTCATCACCGCCGGCGGTTTTTCCGTTATTTTCAGTGTCGCCCTGATTCTGCTGCTGATCGTGCGGGTGACCCTGCCCCTGTTTGAGAAACCCCGCGTCGAAGTGTTCGCCAAGCTGCCCGCCGCCGTGCTGACGCCGGCGGGCGAGCCCATCCTGGCCGCGGGCGTCGATGAATACCTGGAAAATTCCTACGTGATCGACGCCGGAGGCACCCTGAGTTTTTTCAACACCCTGACGGGCGAGGTGCTGGCGCGCGACGCCCTGGTTCCGCCCGGCGCCGCGGAGGCCCGGCCCATCGCCCTGGAGCGCGGCGGCGCGCCGCTCTACACCCTGCTGTGGAGCGATGGGGCGGTGTCCCTCGACGCCTTGCGCTTCGTGCCGCGCTTCGACGCGCAGGGCCGACGCAGCATCGAGCCGCGCCTGGAGCGCCTGGCGGAGTTTGCCGCGACGGGTGAGGATCTGCCCCGGCGGGTGCTGGCGCGGCCCCTCAAGGAGGGCGGCGCGATGCTGGTGCGCCAACTCGACGAAGAGCGCATCGAAGTGCTTCAGGAGGTGGTCGGCGGCGGGCTGTTCGGCGGCGAGACGCGCGAGACCCTGGTCGCCGTCATCGACGATCTGGCCGGCAAGCAGATCAGCGCCCTCGCCCTGGACAGCGACGGCACGGATCTCTATGCCGGCACCAGCGACGGCGAGCTGCTGCACTGGTCGCTGCGCGAGCCCGGCAGCCCGCGGCTCTCCGAGCGCGTCGCGGCCTTTGCCGATGGTCGCGCCATCACCGCCCTGGCCCTGGTGTTCGGCGATGTGTCCCTGGCGGTGGGCGATGCGCGCGGTGGCTTGAGCACCTGGTTTCCGGTGCGCGTCGCGCCCGATCGCGCCGAATTCGAGCTGCGCCGGATCCACACCCTGAAGAGCCATCCCGCCGCGGTGACGGCCATCGTCGCCTCCCAGCGCGACAAATCGCTGGCCAGCCTCAACAGCGCCGGCGGGGTGCATTACGATCACATGACCAGCGGCCGCCACCTGCTCGCCCTGGAAGGGCTCAACCCCCTGACCCAGGTGTCCCTCAACGGGCGCAACAGCGGCTTGATCGCCCTGGACAGCCGCGGCGAGGCGCTCATCTGGACCTTGGACGTGCCCCATGGCGAGGTGAGCTTGCGCACCCTGTTCGGCAAGGTCTGGTACGAAGGCTATCCGGAGCCGGCCTACGTCTGGCAGTCCACCTCGGGCACCGACGACTTCGAGCCCAAGATGAGCCTGACGCCGCTGATCTTCGGCACCATCAAGGGCACCGCCTACGCCATGCTCTTCGCCGTGCCCCTGGCGCTGCTCGGCGCCATCTACACCAGCAGTTTCGCGCGGCCGCGGTTTCGCGAGATGGTCAAGCCGACGGTGGAGGTCATGGCCGCCATTCCCTCGGTGGTCATCGGCTTTCTCGCCGCCCTGTGGCTGGCGCCGCTGCTCGAGCGCAACATCGCGAGTTTTTTCCTGAGCGCGGCCTTCATCCCGACGTTTCTGCTGATGGGGGTGCTGCTCTGGCAGGCGCTGCGCAAGATTCCCCTGTGCAAGAAGGTCGAGCGCGGCTATGAATTTCTCACCCTGGTGCCCATTCTGCTCGGCGCCGTCTGGGCCGCCTTCGCCCTGGGGCCCTGGTTCGAGCAGCTGGTGTTCGGCGGCGATTTCAAGCTCTGGCTGTTCAACGAAACCGGCGTGCGCTACGACCCGCGCAACTGCATCGTCATCGCCTTCGCCCTGGGCTTCGCGGTGATCCCCATCATCTTCACCATCGCCGAGGACAGCCTCTCCAACGTTCCCGGCAGCCTCAAGGCCGCCTCCCTGGCCCTGGGCGCGAGCCGCTGGCAGACCGCCTGGCGCGTGGTGCTGCCCTCGGCGAGCCCGGGCATTTTCGCCGGCACCATGATCGGGCTGGGGCGCGCCATCGGCGAAACCATGATCGTGCTCATGGCGACGGGCAACACGGCGATCATGGACTGGATCATCTTCAACGGCATGCGGCCGCTGTCGGCCAACATCGCCGTGGAGATTCCCGAGGCGCCGGTGGGCGGCACGCTGTATCGCGTGCTGTTTTTCTCGGCGGTCATCCTCTTCATGATGACCTTTGTCCTCAACACCGCGGCGGAAATCTTCCGCCAGCGGCTGCGCAAGAAATATGGGCGGTTCTGAGGAGGCCCCGACGTTGAGCAATCTGCACGGAAAATCCATGAAAAAGTTTTGGCGCACCGGCGAGCCCTGCGTGTGGTTCACCGGCGCGGCCCTGTCCCTGACCCTGCTCATCGCCGCGACCCTGGTGGCGGTCGTGCTGGTCAACGGCCTCGGCGTGTTCTGGCCCTCGCGCGTGGCGCTGCTGGAGCTCACCGACGGCGGCCGGCTGCTCGGCGAGGTGATGCGCTACGAAGAGCGTCCCGGCGGCGCCGGTGAGCGCCTGCAGCTCAAGATCGGCAACCGCGACCTCTACGGTCTGGACTTTCGCTGGGTCAACGCCGACGAGGTGGCGCGCAAGACCTATCCCGAGGATGTGGTGGTGCTGGAGCGCACCGAGCACGGCAATTTCCACGGCTTCCTGCGCGCGGTGCGGGCGCCGGGACTCGATGCGGCGCCGGGTGAGCCGCCCTTGGAGGCGTTTCGCCGGGCCCACGCGCTGGTGGCCGAGCGCCGGCAGGACATCGCCGCGCTGGGCGCGCGCCTCTCGGGCCTCAATTCCCAGCTGGAGCGGCTGCGCCTGCGCCTGCTCAAGCTTGAATATCGCGGCGCGGGACCCGAGGATCCGGCGATTCTCGACATCAAGCGGCAGCGCACCATCCTCAAGGACGATTTCGAGCAGCTGGTGGTGCGCCAGAGCCAGATGATCGCCGCGCTGCGCGAGATCCGCGCCGAGTTCGAGGACGCCGGCGGGCGCGCCAAGGAGATCGCCCTCGCCGAGGTGGTGCGCCTCTACCAGCCGAACGCCATGGGTGTTGCGGCCAAGGCCTGGTTTTATCTGGGCAAGCTCAAGGAACTGCTGCTCGCCGAGCCGCGCGAGGCCAACACCGAGGGCGGGCTGTTTCCGGCCATCTTCGGCACGGTGATGCTGGTGTTTCTCATGACCCTGGTGACCTTTCCCATGGGCGTGATCGCCGCCGTCTATCTGCGCGAATACGCCAAGGAAGGCCTGCTGGTGCGCATCGTGCGCATCGCCGTGAACAATCTGGCGGGCATTCCCTCCATCGTCTACGGCATCTTCGGCCTGGGCTTCTTCGTCTACGGGGTGGGCGGCGCCATCGACCAGCTGTTTTTCCCCGAGCGCCTGCCCACGCCGACCTTCGGCACCGGCGGCATCCTCTGGGCGAGCCTGACCCTGGCCCTGCTCACCGTGCCGGTGGTGATCGTCGCCACCGACGAGGCCCTGGGCGCAATTCCCGGCGGGGTGCGCGAAGGCTCTCTGGCGCTGGGCTCGACCAAATTCCAGACCCTCATGCGCATTTTGCTGCCCATGGCCTCGCCGGGCATCATGACCGGGCTGATCCTGGCCATGGCGCGCGCCGCCGGCGAGGTGGCGCCGCTGATGATCACCGGGGTGGTGAAACTCGCGCCCGCCCTGCCCCTCGACGGCACCTTTCCCTACTTTCATCTGGACCGCAAATTCATGCACCTGGGCTTTCACATCTACGACATCGGCTTTCAGTCGCCCAACGTCGAAGCCGCCAAGCCCATGGTGTTCGTCACCACCCTGCTGCTGGTGCTGATCGTGCTCGCCATGAGCAGCGTCGCCATCCGTTTGCGCAACAAGATGAAAAAACGCTACACTTACAGCACTTTCTAGGACAAAGGCATGACACCCAAGACCAGCGACATTCAGATTTCCGACCCCGTCATCGAAGCCGACAAGCTGCATTTCTATTACGGCGCCAGCGAGGCGCTGCACGACATCAACCTGCGCTTTCCGCGCAAGCAGGTCACCGCCCTCATCGGCCCCTCGGGATGCGGCAAGTCGACCTTCCTGCGCTGTCTCAACCGCATGAACGACCTCATCGACATTGCCCAGGTGGTGGGGAACATCCGCCTCAACGGCGCCGAGATCTACGCGCCGAGCGTCGATGTCATCGAGTTGCGCCGGCGGGTGGGCATGGTCTTTCAGAAATCCAATCCCTTTCCCAAGTCGATCTTTGAAAACGTGGTCTACGGCCTGCGCATCGCCGGCATCCGAAACAAGGCGGTGCTCGAGGAGACTTGCGAGAAGGCCCTGCGCGGCTCGGCCCTGTGGGACGAGGTCAAGGATCGCCTGCACCAGTCGGCCCTGGGGCTCTCGGGCGGGCAGATGCAGCGTCTGTGCATCGCGCGCGCCATCGCCGTCAATCCCGAGGTGATCCTCATGGACGAGCCATGCAGCGCCCTGGACCCCAAATCCACGGCGCGCGTCGAGGAGCTGATCAGCGAGCTGCGCGAGAACTACACCATCATCATCGTCACCCACAACATGCAGCAGGCCGCGCGGGTCTCGGACTACACGGCGTTTTTCTTCGAGGGGCTGCTGGTCGAGTTCGGCCTGACCAAGCAGATGTTCCTCAAACCCAGGAACAAGCAGACGGAAGACTACATC harbors:
- a CDS encoding sensor histidine kinase, with the protein product MAALSRRRRKRLVWQLFPAFALVILIALGAAGLHVSHALKAFYLRQTIDHLQGLGRLVEQSVAAEPLVMSAELQALAQRLGRGAGVRVTLIAPDGQVLADSDELPTQMDNHANRPEVRQALLGAVGSELRYSHTLLRNLIYVAVPVERDGRIVGCVRTALAATDIEENLRTIHQRMLAGGLGAALLAALISLGLARRISRPLEEIRRGAERFAQGDLGRRLPVEGSAEIASLAEALNLMAAQLDERLQTMLSQRNEQEAVLGSMVEGVLAVDTDERLIRINSAAASLLGVDGTAAQGRVIHEVVRKADLQRFVARALNSSRPVEGDMVLHGARGELFLQAHGSPLRDSHGRNIGALVVLNDVTRLRRLERIRSDFVANVSHELKTPITAIRGFVETLLDGALDKPEDARRFLDIILRQSERLHSIIEDLLALSRIEQESERGGLEVQEGPLQPVLAAAIQVCEPAATAKALRVRLVCPEGLSAAMSAPLLEQALVNLIDNAVKYSPPGKDILVEAGGDDEGVLIRVRDWGVGISREHLPRLFERFYRVDKARSRKQGGTGLGLAIVKHIVQAHGGQISVESTPGEGSTFSLRLPRRRAERPGNSRA
- a CDS encoding PstS family phosphate ABC transporter substrate-binding protein translates to MRNKMKAFTKRSLLGLTALIALGGVAQGATLAVDPNLPVYQRVQGVSGNLNSIGSDTLNNLLTFWAEGFRRSYPNVNIQIEGKGSSTAPPALIEGTAQIGPMSRAMKKEEIEKFEERHGYRPTEIAVALDSLAVYVNKDNPIESLSLPQVDAIFSKTRLGGLAEDIQTWGQVGLTGDLASRPISIYGRNSASGTYGFFKEVALFKGDFKPIVKEQPGSASVVLSVTEDKAGIGYSGIGYRTSGVKPIALAKKDGETAYEPSYENVLSGKYPLGRALYLYIAKKPGEPLSPLVKEFIKFILSKEGQEIVVKDGYLPLPLEVVNKQLALLD
- a CDS encoding ABC transporter permease subunit produces the protein MDQTLLKRIKRRDRVARWVITAGGFSVIFSVALILLLIVRVTLPLFEKPRVEVFAKLPAAVLTPAGEPILAAGVDEYLENSYVIDAGGTLSFFNTLTGEVLARDALVPPGAAEARPIALERGGAPLYTLLWSDGAVSLDALRFVPRFDAQGRRSIEPRLERLAEFAATGEDLPRRVLARPLKEGGAMLVRQLDEERIEVLQEVVGGGLFGGETRETLVAVIDDLAGKQISALALDSDGTDLYAGTSDGELLHWSLREPGSPRLSERVAAFADGRAITALALVFGDVSLAVGDARGGLSTWFPVRVAPDRAEFELRRIHTLKSHPAAVTAIVASQRDKSLASLNSAGGVHYDHMTSGRHLLALEGLNPLTQVSLNGRNSGLIALDSRGEALIWTLDVPHGEVSLRTLFGKVWYEGYPEPAYVWQSTSGTDDFEPKMSLTPLIFGTIKGTAYAMLFAVPLALLGAIYTSSFARPRFREMVKPTVEVMAAIPSVVIGFLAALWLAPLLERNIASFFLSAAFIPTFLLMGVLLWQALRKIPLCKKVERGYEFLTLVPILLGAVWAAFALGPWFEQLVFGGDFKLWLFNETGVRYDPRNCIVIAFALGFAVIPIIFTIAEDSLSNVPGSLKAASLALGASRWQTAWRVVLPSASPGIFAGTMIGLGRAIGETMIVLMATGNTAIMDWIIFNGMRPLSANIAVEIPEAPVGGTLYRVLFFSAVILFMMTFVLNTAAEIFRQRLRKKYGRF
- the pstA gene encoding phosphate ABC transporter permease PstA, encoding MKKFWRTGEPCVWFTGAALSLTLLIAATLVAVVLVNGLGVFWPSRVALLELTDGGRLLGEVMRYEERPGGAGERLQLKIGNRDLYGLDFRWVNADEVARKTYPEDVVVLERTEHGNFHGFLRAVRAPGLDAAPGEPPLEAFRRAHALVAERRQDIAALGARLSGLNSQLERLRLRLLKLEYRGAGPEDPAILDIKRQRTILKDDFEQLVVRQSQMIAALREIRAEFEDAGGRAKEIALAEVVRLYQPNAMGVAAKAWFYLGKLKELLLAEPREANTEGGLFPAIFGTVMLVFLMTLVTFPMGVIAAVYLREYAKEGLLVRIVRIAVNNLAGIPSIVYGIFGLGFFVYGVGGAIDQLFFPERLPTPTFGTGGILWASLTLALLTVPVVIVATDEALGAIPGGVREGSLALGSTKFQTLMRILLPMASPGIMTGLILAMARAAGEVAPLMITGVVKLAPALPLDGTFPYFHLDRKFMHLGFHIYDIGFQSPNVEAAKPMVFVTTLLLVLIVLAMSSVAIRLRNKMKKRYTYSTF
- the pstB gene encoding phosphate ABC transporter ATP-binding protein PstB, giving the protein MTPKTSDIQISDPVIEADKLHFYYGASEALHDINLRFPRKQVTALIGPSGCGKSTFLRCLNRMNDLIDIAQVVGNIRLNGAEIYAPSVDVIELRRRVGMVFQKSNPFPKSIFENVVYGLRIAGIRNKAVLEETCEKALRGSALWDEVKDRLHQSALGLSGGQMQRLCIARAIAVNPEVILMDEPCSALDPKSTARVEELISELRENYTIIIVTHNMQQAARVSDYTAFFFEGLLVEFGLTKQMFLKPRNKQTEDYITGRFG